A segment of the Fibrobacter succinogenes subsp. succinogenes S85 genome:
GGTTGCAATGTTGTTCGAAAGGCAACTTGATGTTCAAACCGATAGAAGGCGTACCCACGTCAGATGCACCGCGGTTGCCGGCTTCCATAATGCCCGGACCACCGCCCGTCATGATGGCGTAGCCGTGGTGGCGCTTGTTAATCCACTTGCCGAGCTTTGCCGCAAGTTCGCGTGCGGCATTGTAAGAATCAGCGACTTTGGAGAGACGGTCAAGCCTTGCAAGTTCCTTTTTATCCTTGCAGCCCTTGCGGCGTTTCTTAATTTCGTCGGGCGGGAGTGTACGTGCCGAACCAAAGAATACGATAGAATTCTTGATCTCTTCTTGTGCAAAAACTTGTGCAGGCTGGAAAAATTCAGAAAGGAATCGAATGGGGCGTGCGGCATCGCTTTCCATAAATTCAGCGTTGTGGTATGCCATCTGCCCTGGAATCGTGCGGACTTTTTTCGGTGCCATAATAAACCTCTTTTTCGTTATATATGGAATAATATACGTTAAAATGGCTTTAGGGGCGAAAAAATAAGGTTTTTATCTTCTTACTTGGACTAACATTTATATATTAGTGGTATGCTAGTAAAAATGTGGACAGATAATTTTGTCATTACAGGCGAAATCGACACGTTGCGTGACGAATGCCTCACGGACTATATTCGTGAAAACAAGGACTTTATTGCGGTGACGCAGGTGCGCGTTTGCGACAGGAATGAAAAGGACCTGTTCCGTACGCACTTCCTCAACGTCAGCACCAGTCACATCGAGATTATTCTCCCGGCTGAATAATTACCACTCGATTGCAATCTTTGCGACGAGGAAGCGGCGGGAGACTTCATCGAGCTTGGCCGGGTCAATCTCAATGCCAAGCAGCCCTGCAAAAATGACAAACGGACTAGGGGTTGTCCCCTGGTTGTTACACTTGACGCGCACAACCATTGTGCCGTTCTGAATATCAATCCCTAAAACCTGCTCGTTCAAGTTCATCTGCTGACCGCGGTGGTTCGTGACAATAGGCAATTGCTTTTGTTCGAACTTTTGCATAAGGTCGGCGGGGATGCTTTCGGGCGTGTGGCGGTAGACCATCGCTTTCGGGAAATGCTTCGAGAGCTTTTCCTTTAATGGCTCGATATCCACGATTTCCATGCCGCGCGGGAACGGAGCGCTGAGCTTTGCGATAATGGCGGGTTTGCCTTCGGCGGAGAGGTCAAGCTTTTGCAGTAAATCAACGCTGATGACTTCGCAGTAAGTTTCGAGTCCAAGCGGCAAGGCCCCCATGTTCACAATGCGGGGTTTCGGGCTGAAGCCTTCGCTGAACTTGATCGGGATGCCTGCGCAAATGAACGTGCGTTCGAAGAAACTGAGCATGTTGTGGTGCGGCAGGAATCGGCTGATGCCGGACTTCTTGAACGTAATCTTGTAACTGTAGCTCACCTTCTGGCTCGGGCGGCGTTCTGCCACGAGCTTCTTGATTTCTTCAGGGGTACGGCTCGGCGCCTTGTGGCGCACAGGGTCGTCGGCGAGGACGATTTCTTTGCCGAATCCCGGGATGCCGCAAGCTTGGCAGTCGCCCCATTTGCAGTTCGGCACAGGTGCGGAATTTGGATCGAAAGCCTTTTCCCATTCGCGGCGCAAGTATTGCTTTGTCGTGCCTGCGTGAATAAAGTCCCACGGGAAGACTTCGTCCTTGTCGCGTTCGCGGTAGACCCAGTTCGTGTCGTAGCCGCATTCTTGCCAGACTTCGAGCCATTTGTTAAAGTCAAAACGGTAGCTGTCGCTTTCGAAGATAATGCCCTTCTTGTAGGCGGCGTAAATGACTGGACCGAGGCTGCGGTCGCCACGGCTGTAGACCGCTTCCAAGAAACTTGTTTCCCAGGCCGCCCAGTTGATTTTCACGTTCGGGTGCTTGAAGAACTTTTCGCGCACGTAGCGGATGTGCCCGAGTGCTGTTTCTTTGTCCATAAACGGAGCCCATTGCAGGCCCGTAAACGACTTCGGGATGAGAATGCCGATGCTCACTGCAATTTGAATGCCGCGATTGTACTTGCGCCCGATTTTCACGAGATTGAAGATGAGTTCGCAGAACGCCTGCATGTCATCTAGGTTCTCGGTCGGGAAACCGATCATCGTGTAAAGCTTGATCTTGTTGAACCCGCTAGAGAATGCGTGTTCGGCAGCGTCGTACATGTCTTGGTCGCTGATGGTCTTGTTGATCATCTTGCGGATGCGTTCGGATCCAGTTTCTGGCGCAAACGTAGCGCTGCGGCCGCCCTTGAGCGCAGCAACTTTTTCGGCGAGACTTTGTCCGAAACTGTTGACGCGGATACTAGGGAGGCTTACGTCTACGTTATCGTAAAACGGGTCGTCAATAATGGAGTCCGTGAGTGCTTCGACCGGTTTGTAGTCAGCAGTAGAAAGCGACAAAAGACCAAGTTCGCGTTCGCCCGTCGCCTGGATACCCGCTTTTGCAATGTCCAAAACATCGTCCGGATTGAGCTCGCGGCACGGTCTGTACCAAATGCCTGCCTGGCAGAACCTACAACCCTGCGCACAACCACGCATCACTTCCACACTAAAACGGTTGTGGACAAGTTGCATGTTTGCAATCAAGTTCTTGATGGGGTAGTCTTTCGGGTCGAGTTTTGGGATAAACTGGCGGCGTACACCGTTAGTCTTTTCGTAGGAACCCTTTGCGGGTTCTGCCGGGACGATTACGCCGTATTCGTTCTTGACGACCTTCATCAAGCTCGGTACGTAAACGCCATCGAGTTTAGACAAGTTTTCTAGAATTTGGGCGCGCTTGAGACCTGCCTTGCGGCCTTCGCCCACGCAACGTACAAAATCGACAACAAGCTTTTCGCCATCGCCAATCATGAACGCGTCAAAGAAATCGGCGACCGGTTCGGGGTTCCCCATCGAGGGTCCGCCCGAAACGACAATCGGGTCGCTTTCGGCACGGTCTTTTTGCCATGCCGGAATCCCTGCAAGTTCAAGCACGTACGGCACGTTTGTAAAGTTGAGCTCGGTCTGGAGCGTAAGCCCCACGACTTCGTAATCTTTGACCGCCGTATAGCTTGCGTGCGTATAAAGCGGAATATCGTACTTCTTCATCTCGGCG
Coding sequences within it:
- a CDS encoding LOG family protein: MAPKKVRTIPGQMAYHNAEFMESDAARPIRFLSEFFQPAQVFAQEEIKNSIVFFGSARTLPPDEIKKRRKGCKDKKELARLDRLSKVADSYNAARELAAKLGKWINKRHHGYAIMTGGGPGIMEAGNRGASDVGTPSIGLNIKLPFEQHCNPYIDDELNLQFRYFFVRKYWFLRMARALVIFPGGFGTLDEAFEMLTLIQTDKYAQQMPVVIFDSNFWKKALNWEFFAETGMINPEDLKLFKFCDTVDEAYDFITSRLEEQSEESVTFARSHAEDQEKKK
- a CDS encoding TIGR03960 family B12-binding radical SAM protein, producing the protein MTILEKIALALPAVESPARYMGGEANSVIKDHSKMLARMAFVFPDTYEIGMSNNGLRILYHVLNREPDLLCEVAFAPWDDMAAEMKKYDIPLYTHASYTAVKDYEVVGLTLQTELNFTNVPYVLELAGIPAWQKDRAESDPIVVSGGPSMGNPEPVADFFDAFMIGDGEKLVVDFVRCVGEGRKAGLKRAQILENLSKLDGVYVPSLMKVVKNEYGVIVPAEPAKGSYEKTNGVRRQFIPKLDPKDYPIKNLIANMQLVHNRFSVEVMRGCAQGCRFCQAGIWYRPCRELNPDDVLDIAKAGIQATGERELGLLSLSTADYKPVEALTDSIIDDPFYDNVDVSLPSIRVNSFGQSLAEKVAALKGGRSATFAPETGSERIRKMINKTISDQDMYDAAEHAFSSGFNKIKLYTMIGFPTENLDDMQAFCELIFNLVKIGRKYNRGIQIAVSIGILIPKSFTGLQWAPFMDKETALGHIRYVREKFFKHPNVKINWAAWETSFLEAVYSRGDRSLGPVIYAAYKKGIIFESDSYRFDFNKWLEVWQECGYDTNWVYRERDKDEVFPWDFIHAGTTKQYLRREWEKAFDPNSAPVPNCKWGDCQACGIPGFGKEIVLADDPVRHKAPSRTPEEIKKLVAERRPSQKVSYSYKITFKKSGISRFLPHHNMLSFFERTFICAGIPIKFSEGFSPKPRIVNMGALPLGLETYCEVISVDLLQKLDLSAEGKPAIIAKLSAPFPRGMEIVDIEPLKEKLSKHFPKAMVYRHTPESIPADLMQKFEQKQLPIVTNHRGQQMNLNEQVLGIDIQNGTMVVRVKCNNQGTTPSPFVIFAGLLGIEIDPAKLDEVSRRFLVAKIAIEW